The following proteins are encoded in a genomic region of Thiomonas sp. X19:
- a CDS encoding DMT family transporter: MHSTHARANLYAIGAITLWALLATLGVQLARVPPFLLTGLALIVGSVPAWPFFRQWRRVRPVALALGVYGLFGFHFLLFIALRHAPPVQANLVNYLWPLLIVVLAPLLLPGTRLRPVHIGAAVVGFAGAAVAIVGGRGLHGGFAWGYVPALGSACIWATFSLGSRRLAQQGRGFPTAAIGLFALLSGLLALACHAALEPAVNLTVPELMRIAVLGLGPLGAAFYLWDRALKLGDPRTLGVLGYLTPLASTTLLVWTTGRPFTWPLGLAALLIVGSALVAVRAKT, from the coding sequence ATGCATTCCACCCACGCTCGCGCCAACCTCTACGCCATCGGCGCCATCACCCTCTGGGCCCTGCTGGCCACGCTCGGCGTGCAACTCGCGCGTGTGCCGCCCTTCCTGCTCACCGGGCTGGCGCTCATCGTGGGCAGCGTGCCGGCCTGGCCTTTTTTCCGTCAATGGCGCCGGGTGCGGCCAGTGGCTCTGGCGCTCGGCGTCTACGGCCTGTTCGGCTTTCACTTCCTGCTGTTCATCGCGTTGCGGCATGCGCCCCCGGTGCAGGCCAATCTGGTGAATTACCTCTGGCCCCTGCTCATCGTCGTGTTGGCGCCGCTGCTGCTTCCGGGAACGAGGCTGCGGCCGGTGCACATCGGCGCGGCGGTCGTGGGTTTTGCCGGGGCTGCCGTTGCCATCGTCGGCGGGCGCGGGCTGCATGGCGGTTTCGCCTGGGGCTATGTGCCGGCCCTGGGCTCGGCCTGCATCTGGGCGACGTTTTCCCTGGGTAGCCGACGCCTGGCGCAGCAAGGGCGCGGTTTTCCCACGGCCGCCATCGGCCTGTTCGCGCTGCTGTCGGGTCTGCTGGCGCTGGCCTGCCACGCGGCGCTGGAGCCGGCCGTGAACCTCACGGTGCCGGAGCTGATGCGTATCGCCGTGCTCGGCCTGGGGCCGCTCGGCGCCGCGTTCTACCTGTGGGACCGCGCCCTCAAACTGGGTGACCCGCGCACCCTCGGCGTGCTCGGTTACCTCACCCCGCTGGCGTCCACCACGCTGCTGGTGTGGACCACCGGCCGACCGTTCACCTGGCCGCTCGGCCTGGCGGCGCTGCTCATCGTTGGCTCGGCCCTGGTGGCGGTGCGGGCGAAGACCTGA
- the fliR gene encoding flagellar biosynthetic protein FliR, with protein sequence MIDFTSIQIETWIGAFFWPFLRVLAMLSVAPVFGATQIPIQVRVGLAVLIAVALAPALPAMPPVQLGSGLAWMLVVQQLLVGAVIGLAMTLILSAVQLAGSIIGLQMGLGFSTLFDPVQGVQVTTLASFLNLLAMLLFVSLNGHLLLLAVLARSFVLIPVGPALGLGAATWHALALEGSALFSLGLALAAPVLGVLIIANLGLATLSKLAPQLNLFAIGFPLFFALGFLALYLLMPVMQTVVRHLVEVGLDLSTRLLLQAAAHPV encoded by the coding sequence ATGATCGACTTCACCTCCATTCAGATCGAGACCTGGATCGGCGCCTTCTTCTGGCCCTTCCTGCGCGTGCTCGCCATGCTGTCGGTTGCCCCGGTATTCGGTGCCACGCAAATCCCCATTCAGGTCCGGGTCGGCCTCGCGGTGTTGATCGCCGTGGCGCTCGCCCCGGCGTTGCCAGCCATGCCGCCAGTGCAACTGGGAAGTGGTCTGGCTTGGATGCTGGTGGTCCAGCAATTGCTGGTGGGGGCAGTCATTGGCCTGGCCATGACTCTGATCCTCAGCGCCGTGCAACTGGCTGGCAGCATCATCGGGCTCCAGATGGGACTCGGTTTTTCGACGCTGTTCGATCCGGTCCAGGGTGTGCAGGTCACAACCCTGGCGAGTTTTCTCAATCTGCTGGCGATGTTGCTGTTCGTCTCGCTCAACGGCCATCTGCTGTTGCTGGCCGTGCTGGCGCGCAGCTTCGTCCTCATTCCAGTCGGGCCTGCGCTCGGCCTGGGGGCGGCCACCTGGCACGCGCTGGCGCTGGAGGGTTCTGCCCTGTTCAGTCTCGGCCTGGCGCTGGCGGCGCCAGTGCTGGGGGTGCTCATCATCGCCAACCTGGGGCTGGCCACCCTGAGCAAGCTGGCTCCGCAGCTCAATCTGTTCGCCATTGGTTTTCCGCTGTTCTTCGCACTGGGTTTCCTCGCTCTCTATCTGCTCATGCCGGTCATGCAAACGGTGGTTCGCCATCTGGTCGAAGTGGGCCTCGATCTGTCCACCCGCCTGCTGCTGCAGGCGGCTGCTCATCCTGTTTGA
- the flhA gene encoding flagellar biosynthesis protein FlhA, whose amino-acid sequence MATSSSSSSMASSALRALRRADWRVLAAPLLVVLILMMLVVPLPTFLLDLLFTFNIALSLVILLVTLYLTRPLDFAAFPTAILLTTLLRLSLNVAAARVILLHGQNGTAAAGEVIESFGQFVVGGNYAVGIIIFAILVVINFVVITKGAGRIAEVSARFTLDAMPGKQMAIDADLNAGLIDQEEARRRRSDVAQEADFFGAMDGASKFVRGDAVAAILILFIDLIGGLVIGVFMHSLSLSQAAQNYTLLSIGDALVAQIPSLIISIAAGIVISNVSTGQDVGRQLIAQLFNHQHVLAIAAGMLGFIGLVPGMPHLSFLLASAVLGGILWLRGKRERQAAATAAAAPPPAAAAEPEDVSWAQIEPVDLLALDVGYRLIALVDRNQGGELLGRIRGVRKKFAQELGFLVSPVHIRDNLELRPGGYRIALKGVEVGAGEVFPDMLMAINPGQAMGTLQGQAATDPAFGLPAVWIAAGQRDQAQSLGYTVVDPSTVIATHLNHLLQTHAAELLGREEVEGLLAHLSTRSPKLVEDLVPKLISPDRLRKVLQNLLTEGVPIRDMRTIAEVLAENAAQVQDADELTARVRQALGSFIVQTLSASQAELSAAVLDGQLEQILLSSLRADPAQAAIEPGLAQRLMERARELMQRMEAQGASPVLLTVAPLRQFLARLLARTAPRLRVLSYAEVPDRKQVKIISTLGA is encoded by the coding sequence ATGGCGACATCTTCCTCGTCTTCCTCGATGGCATCCTCGGCACTGCGCGCCCTGCGCCGGGCGGACTGGCGCGTGCTGGCCGCGCCGCTGTTGGTGGTGTTGATCCTGATGATGTTGGTGGTGCCGCTGCCCACCTTCCTGCTCGACCTGCTCTTCACCTTCAACATTGCGCTGTCGCTGGTGATCCTTCTGGTCACCCTGTACCTCACTCGGCCGCTGGACTTCGCCGCATTCCCGACAGCCATCTTGCTCACCACTTTGCTGCGCTTGTCGCTGAACGTGGCCGCGGCGCGGGTGATCCTGCTCCATGGACAAAACGGCACCGCAGCAGCGGGAGAGGTGATCGAGTCGTTCGGCCAGTTTGTCGTCGGCGGCAACTATGCGGTGGGCATCATCATCTTCGCCATCCTGGTGGTGATCAACTTCGTTGTGATCACCAAAGGTGCCGGACGCATCGCCGAGGTCAGCGCACGCTTCACCCTGGACGCCATGCCAGGCAAGCAGATGGCGATCGACGCTGATCTCAACGCCGGCCTGATCGACCAGGAAGAAGCGCGCAGGCGCCGCAGCGATGTCGCTCAGGAAGCCGATTTTTTCGGTGCGATGGACGGCGCCAGCAAATTCGTCCGCGGTGACGCGGTCGCCGCCATCCTCATTCTGTTCATCGATCTCATCGGCGGCCTGGTCATCGGCGTATTCATGCACAGTCTGAGCCTGAGCCAGGCGGCGCAGAACTACACCCTGCTGTCCATTGGCGACGCGTTGGTGGCGCAGATTCCCTCGCTGATCATCTCCATCGCCGCGGGCATCGTCATCAGCAATGTGTCGACCGGACAGGACGTTGGGCGCCAGCTCATTGCTCAACTGTTCAACCACCAGCATGTGCTGGCCATCGCCGCCGGCATGCTCGGCTTCATCGGCCTCGTTCCCGGCATGCCGCATCTGTCCTTTCTGCTCGCTTCCGCAGTGCTCGGCGGCATCTTGTGGCTGCGCGGGAAGCGGGAACGCCAGGCGGCCGCCACTGCCGCTGCGGCGCCGCCGCCGGCCGCTGCAGCCGAACCCGAGGACGTGAGCTGGGCACAGATCGAGCCTGTGGACTTGCTCGCGCTGGATGTGGGCTATCGCCTCATCGCCCTGGTCGACCGTAACCAGGGCGGTGAATTGCTCGGCCGCATACGTGGCGTGCGCAAAAAATTCGCACAGGAACTCGGCTTTCTCGTTTCGCCCGTGCACATCCGCGACAACCTCGAGCTGCGTCCCGGCGGCTACCGCATTGCGCTGAAAGGCGTTGAAGTAGGGGCGGGCGAAGTGTTTCCCGACATGCTCATGGCGATCAATCCGGGCCAGGCCATGGGTACGCTGCAGGGACAGGCCGCGACCGACCCGGCCTTCGGCCTGCCCGCGGTGTGGATTGCCGCCGGCCAGCGTGACCAGGCCCAATCGCTGGGCTACACGGTGGTCGATCCGAGCACCGTGATCGCCACGCATCTGAATCACCTGCTGCAGACGCACGCGGCCGAACTGCTTGGGCGCGAAGAGGTGGAAGGGCTGCTGGCGCATTTGTCAACGCGCTCCCCCAAGCTGGTGGAAGATCTGGTGCCCAAGCTCATCTCCCCGGATCGCCTGCGCAAGGTGTTGCAGAACCTCCTGACCGAGGGTGTTCCCATTCGCGACATGCGCACCATCGCCGAAGTGCTGGCCGAGAACGCCGCACAGGTGCAGGATGCCGACGAACTCACCGCCCGTGTGCGCCAGGCGCTCGGCTCCTTCATTGTTCAAACCCTATCGGCGTCGCAAGCAGAGCTGTCGGCAGCCGTGCTCGATGGCCAGCTCGAGCAGATTCTGTTGTCCAGCCTGCGCGCCGACCCGGCCCAAGCCGCCATCGAACCCGGCCTGGCGCAGCGGCTGATGGAGCGGGCGCGCGAGTTGATGCAGCGCATGGAAGCCCAGGGCGCGAGCCCCGTGCTGCTGACGGTCGCCCCCCTGCGCCAGTTCCTCGCCCGTTTGCTGGCACGCACCGCACCGCGCCTGCGGGTGTTGTCGTATGCCGAAGTGCCGGACCGGAAACAGGTCAAGATCATCTCCACCCTCGGAGCCTAA
- the fliQ gene encoding flagellar biosynthesis protein FliQ, whose translation MTPEAITTLGQQALWIMFLISLPLLGAALVVGLLVSLLQAATQLNEMTLSFVPKILAIGLAAVFAGPWMLHVLMDFTIRLFQSIPRLLGS comes from the coding sequence ATGACGCCGGAAGCCATCACCACCCTCGGTCAGCAGGCGCTTTGGATCATGTTTCTCATCTCTCTGCCCCTGCTCGGCGCAGCGTTGGTGGTGGGCCTGCTGGTGAGCCTGCTCCAAGCGGCGACCCAGCTCAACGAGATGACCCTGAGTTTCGTGCCGAAGATTTTGGCCATCGGGCTCGCCGCGGTGTTCGCTGGGCCGTGGATGTTGCATGTGCTGATGGACTTCACCATTCGCCTGTTCCAGAGTATTCCGCGCCTTCTGGGCTCATGA
- the flhF gene encoding flagellar biosynthesis protein FlhF, with product MKIKRFTGTNTREVLARIRNDLGPDAVILSNREIVGGVELMAAVDFDANQIQAEAASADPAAPETTTAATSRGLQPGSGSPAAALRQTQAGSPLASPQAAAARSANAAPPLQRAAAPVHHQVPTAAVAPRVTTVPPPMSKAAPQAATHPAPQASATSPGSASDARSAAQPAWSGEIRELRDEVQELRQWVLSSVAKGGPQAGEPAISPLVARLQGLGFSLSSARAMAGGGADLPAALTTYLQGLDMPSEPLAEDGIYALVGATGVGKTTTIAKLAARLVLRHGTAAVALITTDTYRIGGVEQLKIYGRILGVPVAVARDAAELEQHLQEFADRRFVLIDTIGLSPRDARLAEQMQWLQACGERITRLLLINAGMSQGFYAELWKLYQHLPVAACILTKLDETPAFGAALQWLVEQGLPLWFYTDGQRVPEDLHAPALAKIAALLQSDRAEHHTLAPAGQEPARAASSR from the coding sequence GTGAAAATCAAGCGATTCACCGGAACCAACACTCGCGAAGTGCTCGCACGGATCCGCAATGATCTCGGGCCTGACGCGGTCATCCTGTCGAACCGCGAGATCGTCGGCGGCGTGGAACTCATGGCAGCGGTGGATTTCGACGCCAACCAGATTCAGGCCGAGGCCGCCAGCGCCGACCCGGCCGCACCTGAGACCACGACCGCAGCGACGTCGCGCGGGCTACAGCCCGGCTCCGGGTCGCCCGCAGCAGCGCTGCGGCAAACGCAAGCCGGCTCGCCGCTCGCCAGCCCCCAGGCGGCTGCGGCACGTTCTGCAAACGCTGCGCCACCGCTGCAGCGCGCAGCAGCGCCAGTTCACCATCAAGTACCCACGGCCGCGGTTGCGCCACGCGTGACAACCGTGCCGCCGCCCATGTCGAAGGCCGCGCCCCAGGCGGCGACCCATCCGGCACCTCAGGCTTCAGCGACTTCTCCAGGATCGGCGTCAGATGCGCGAAGTGCTGCGCAGCCCGCCTGGTCGGGCGAGATTCGTGAATTGCGAGACGAAGTCCAGGAGCTGCGCCAATGGGTGCTGTCTTCCGTCGCCAAGGGTGGGCCGCAAGCCGGCGAACCTGCCATTTCGCCGCTGGTCGCGCGTTTGCAGGGGCTGGGTTTTTCGCTCTCCAGCGCGCGCGCCATGGCGGGTGGCGGCGCCGACCTTCCGGCCGCTCTCACGACTTACCTGCAAGGGCTGGACATGCCCTCTGAGCCGCTCGCTGAAGACGGCATCTACGCTCTTGTGGGCGCAACCGGCGTGGGCAAGACCACCACCATCGCCAAGCTGGCGGCGCGTCTGGTGCTGCGTCACGGTACGGCTGCGGTGGCGCTCATCACCACCGACACCTACCGCATTGGCGGCGTCGAGCAGCTCAAGATCTACGGCCGCATCCTCGGCGTGCCAGTCGCAGTGGCGCGCGATGCCGCCGAACTCGAGCAACATCTGCAGGAGTTCGCCGACCGGCGTTTCGTGCTCATCGACACCATCGGCCTGAGTCCGCGTGACGCACGCCTGGCCGAGCAGATGCAGTGGTTGCAGGCCTGCGGTGAACGCATCACCCGCTTGCTTCTGATCAACGCCGGCATGAGCCAGGGTTTTTATGCCGAACTCTGGAAGCTCTACCAGCACCTGCCCGTGGCGGCTTGCATCTTGACCAAGCTGGACGAAACGCCTGCGTTTGGCGCCGCGCTGCAATGGTTGGTTGAGCAGGGCCTGCCGCTCTGGTTCTACACCGACGGCCAGCGAGTGCCGGAAGATCTGCACGCACCCGCGCTCGCTAAGATTGCCGCTTTGCTGCAAAGCGATAGAGCCGAGCATCACACCCTGGCGCCAGCCGGCCAAGAGCCCGCACGCGCCGCTTCCAGCCGTTGA
- a CDS encoding MinD/ParA family protein: MDQAEGLRRLHRPATKVITVASGKGGVGKTNVVANLAISLAKAGSRVMVFDADLGLGNIDILLGLTPRHNISHVLSGEKTLEQVLVRGPHDIWVLPASSGVSSMAALDAQSQSRLIDAVSSLELPLDYLLVDCAAGISGDVLTFSRAAQDLIVVLSNEPASVADAYALIKVLSKQYGQRRFHLLPNMVRDAREGQSLFAKIVGVTDRYLDVSLDLVGSIPLDPALRAAVRAQRAVVESAPQSPAAAAFALLASRVRTWPVPKGSSGQLEFFMAQWLQAEQPAAPA; the protein is encoded by the coding sequence ATGGACCAAGCCGAAGGACTGCGCCGCCTGCACCGCCCGGCCACCAAGGTCATCACCGTGGCCAGTGGCAAGGGCGGCGTGGGAAAGACCAATGTCGTGGCCAATCTGGCCATCAGCCTGGCCAAGGCCGGCAGCCGCGTGATGGTGTTTGACGCCGACCTCGGTCTCGGCAATATCGACATCTTGCTGGGCCTGACGCCGCGCCACAACATTTCGCACGTGCTATCGGGGGAAAAAACACTGGAGCAGGTGCTGGTGCGCGGGCCGCACGACATTTGGGTGTTGCCGGCATCCAGCGGCGTCAGCAGCATGGCCGCCTTGGATGCACAAAGCCAGTCGCGCCTGATTGACGCCGTCAGCAGCCTGGAGCTGCCGCTGGACTATCTGTTGGTGGACTGCGCCGCCGGCATCTCGGGCGACGTGCTCACGTTCAGCCGCGCCGCGCAGGACCTCATCGTCGTGCTGTCCAACGAGCCAGCCTCCGTGGCCGATGCCTATGCCCTCATCAAGGTGCTGTCCAAGCAGTATGGGCAGCGTCGTTTCCACCTGCTGCCGAATATGGTGCGCGACGCGCGCGAAGGCCAGTCGCTGTTCGCCAAGATCGTCGGCGTGACCGACCGTTATCTCGACGTCTCGCTTGACCTGGTCGGCAGTATCCCGCTCGACCCTGCCTTGCGTGCCGCGGTGCGCGCGCAGCGCGCCGTGGTCGAGTCAGCGCCGCAGAGTCCCGCCGCCGCCGCCTTTGCCCTGCTGGCATCGCGGGTGCGCACATGGCCCGTGCCCAAGGGGTCGAGCGGGCAGCTTGAATTCTTCATGGCGCAGTGGCTGCAGGCCGAGCAACCCGCCGCGCCCGCCTGA
- the fliP gene encoding flagellar type III secretion system pore protein FliP (The bacterial flagellar biogenesis protein FliP forms a type III secretion system (T3SS)-type pore required for flagellar assembly.) yields the protein MNLSIRKLCNTIVLFALLLPAWAQAQGLPAFTSTPAAGGGTEYTLSLQTLLFMTALVFLPAMLLMMTAFTRIVIVMSLLKQALGTTTVPPSQVIVGLSLFLTFFVMSPVLNKVNDVAIKPLMDNQISMTQALDAGSAPLKTFMLGQTRQEDLALFVKLSGHKPLASAAETPMALLIPAFVTSELKTAFQIGFIVFIPFLIIDMVVAAVLMSMGMMMLSPVTVSFPLKLMLFVLVNGWELVIGSLVQSFVH from the coding sequence ATGAACCTGTCCATCCGCAAACTTTGCAACACCATCGTTCTGTTCGCCCTGTTGCTCCCGGCGTGGGCGCAGGCGCAGGGTTTGCCCGCGTTCACCAGCACACCCGCGGCGGGCGGTGGTACCGAGTACACCTTGAGCCTGCAGACCTTGTTGTTCATGACAGCGCTGGTGTTCCTGCCCGCCATGCTGCTGATGATGACCGCTTTCACCCGTATCGTCATCGTCATGTCGTTGCTCAAGCAGGCGCTTGGAACGACGACGGTTCCTCCCAGCCAGGTCATAGTCGGTTTGTCCTTGTTCCTCACCTTCTTCGTGATGAGCCCAGTGCTCAACAAGGTCAACGACGTGGCGATCAAGCCGCTGATGGACAACCAGATTTCCATGACCCAGGCGCTCGATGCCGGTTCGGCCCCGCTCAAGACTTTCATGCTGGGACAGACTCGCCAGGAGGATTTGGCCCTGTTCGTCAAGCTTTCCGGCCATAAGCCGCTGGCTTCTGCGGCCGAAACACCGATGGCGCTGTTGATTCCGGCCTTTGTCACCTCAGAGCTGAAAACGGCATTCCAGATCGGCTTCATCGTCTTCATTCCCTTTCTCATCATCGACATGGTGGTGGCGGCCGTGTTGATGTCGATGGGGATGATGATGCTGTCGCCCGTAACCGTGTCGTTTCCGCTCAAGCTCATGCTGTTCGTGCTGGTCAATGGCTGGGAGCTTGTGATCGGTTCACTGGTGCAGAGCTTCGTGCATTGA
- the flhB gene encoding flagellar biosynthesis protein FlhB gives MADESAQDKELPASLKRKQQARDKGQVARSRDLTSSLLLLGIAASVFYGGNWVYQQGSTMLQTGLTIPTVATRDPAQMLHFVGHVGLSGLAILLPIVLLTMMASLAGSLALGGWVFSAQALAPDWTRLDPVAGLQRMFSITGLGELGKAVLKVLVIGVLASVVLWTQRGPLLQLLQIEPSLAPMQLAILCGQAFVWLAAATLVIAAVDVPWQILQLNRKLKMSRQDMQDEMRESEGNPQIKQRIRTLQRERARKRMMAAVPKADVVVTNPSHYAVALGYTQGRNRAPVVLALGAGQVAARIRALAEEHGIPVVEAPPLARALYRYADLEQEIPVALYNAVALLLAYVYQLRALPQQAELPRDWAIPSELDTTADTAMPVH, from the coding sequence ATGGCTGACGAAAGCGCCCAAGACAAGGAATTACCTGCCTCACTCAAGCGCAAGCAACAGGCGCGGGACAAGGGGCAGGTGGCGCGCTCGCGCGACCTGACGTCGAGTCTCTTGTTGCTGGGCATCGCCGCAAGCGTGTTCTATGGTGGGAACTGGGTCTACCAGCAAGGCAGCACCATGCTGCAGACGGGGTTGACCATCCCCACCGTCGCCACCCGCGATCCTGCGCAGATGCTTCATTTTGTCGGCCATGTCGGCCTATCCGGGCTGGCGATACTCCTACCCATCGTGCTTCTGACCATGATGGCCAGTCTCGCAGGCAGCCTAGCTCTCGGGGGCTGGGTGTTCAGCGCGCAGGCCCTGGCGCCTGACTGGACGCGCCTTGACCCGGTGGCCGGCTTGCAACGCATGTTCTCAATCACTGGCCTGGGCGAATTGGGCAAGGCCGTGCTCAAGGTTCTGGTCATCGGCGTGCTGGCCAGCGTCGTGCTTTGGACCCAGCGAGGCCCGTTGTTGCAATTACTGCAGATAGAGCCGAGCCTGGCCCCGATGCAACTGGCGATTTTGTGTGGGCAAGCTTTCGTGTGGCTGGCGGCGGCCACGCTCGTCATCGCCGCGGTGGATGTTCCGTGGCAAATCCTGCAACTCAACCGCAAGCTCAAGATGTCACGTCAGGACATGCAGGATGAAATGCGAGAAAGTGAAGGCAACCCCCAGATCAAGCAGCGCATCCGCACCCTGCAGCGCGAGCGCGCCCGCAAACGCATGATGGCTGCAGTACCCAAAGCTGATGTGGTGGTGACCAACCCGAGCCACTATGCCGTCGCACTGGGCTACACCCAGGGGCGCAACCGGGCACCAGTGGTGCTGGCGCTGGGGGCTGGCCAGGTGGCCGCGCGCATCCGCGCACTGGCCGAAGAGCACGGCATTCCCGTCGTCGAGGCGCCCCCTCTGGCGCGTGCGCTGTATCGCTATGCGGATCTGGAACAGGAAATTCCGGTTGCGCTCTACAACGCCGTCGCGCTGCTGCTGGCCTACGTGTATCAATTGCGAGCGCTGCCGCAGCAGGCTGAACTGCCGCGCGATTGGGCCATTCCATCCGAACTCGATACCACCGCGGACACGGCCATGCCGGTGCATTGA
- the fliO gene encoding flagellar biosynthetic protein FliO: protein MLRILGGLALVLVFFFLVLRGLRRVQPGFSGANAEFRVIATLALSPRERLLLIQVGEQQLLVGSSPQGLRCLHVLPQALNVRKTDATVVFSDWLRKATARGEPQDRSP, encoded by the coding sequence TTGCTGCGTATCCTGGGCGGGCTGGCGCTTGTGCTGGTCTTTTTTTTCCTTGTTTTGCGAGGACTTAGGCGAGTGCAACCGGGATTTTCCGGAGCGAATGCCGAATTTCGCGTGATCGCGACCCTGGCACTTTCGCCGCGGGAACGACTTTTGCTGATACAGGTCGGCGAACAGCAATTGTTGGTGGGTTCGAGTCCACAGGGCCTGCGCTGTCTGCATGTGTTGCCGCAAGCGCTCAATGTACGAAAAACCGACGCCACCGTGGTTTTTTCGGACTGGTTGCGCAAAGCCACGGCAAGAGGCGAGCCCCAAGATCGAAGTCCATGA
- a CDS encoding amidase yields the protein MPDIDPTLDATALAALIARGEVSATEVLDAALARLDALNPRINAVVMDWREQARAQLGTQLAQGQHGPFAGVPFLLKDLGQDVAGMPSTWASRARREVLASATSSVAQRWQDAGLVVLGKTNLPEFALKAVTEPLLFGPCRNPWNLDHTPGGSSGGAAAAVAAGIVPVAGASDGGGSIRIPAAYCGLFGLKPSRGRVSHAPAADEVWEGASCTHVLTRSVRDSAALLDVVAGAEPGDPYAVAAPQRLYALEVGAAPGRLRIGFSVASPLGGAVHPECVAAVERTAHLLESLGHRVEPAAPAIDGLALAQSYLGIYFGHVAAEVRRCIRAHGARPADFELDTRAIAAIGASLPAAEYVALHARWNGFARALAAFHASYDMLLTPTTAQPPARIGELDTPASQQAALRLVLALGLGGLLRKTGIVDDLARQSLARTPFTQLANLTGAPAMSLPLQVDAQGMPVGVQFIAPWGREDLLLRLAAQLEAAQPWAQRRPDLTAVHTAPASPP from the coding sequence ATGCCCGACATCGACCCCACCCTCGACGCCACCGCCCTGGCCGCGCTCATCGCACGCGGCGAGGTGAGCGCGACCGAAGTGCTCGATGCCGCACTGGCGCGGCTGGATGCGCTCAACCCGCGCATCAACGCCGTGGTGATGGACTGGCGTGAGCAGGCCCGCGCGCAACTTGGCACGCAACTCGCCCAGGGCCAGCACGGCCCCTTTGCCGGCGTGCCCTTCCTGCTCAAGGACCTGGGACAAGACGTCGCGGGCATGCCGTCCACCTGGGCTTCGCGCGCCCGCCGCGAGGTCCTGGCCAGCGCCACCAGCAGCGTGGCGCAGCGCTGGCAGGACGCCGGCTTGGTGGTGCTGGGCAAGACCAACTTGCCCGAGTTCGCGCTCAAGGCCGTGACCGAGCCGCTGCTGTTCGGCCCCTGCCGCAACCCCTGGAACCTGGATCACACGCCCGGCGGTTCGTCCGGCGGCGCGGCGGCGGCCGTGGCCGCGGGCATCGTGCCGGTGGCAGGTGCGTCCGATGGCGGCGGCTCCATCCGCATTCCCGCCGCCTATTGCGGCCTGTTCGGGCTCAAGCCCTCGCGCGGCCGGGTGAGCCATGCCCCGGCGGCCGACGAGGTTTGGGAAGGCGCCAGTTGCACCCATGTGCTCACCCGCAGCGTGCGCGACAGCGCCGCGCTGCTCGACGTGGTTGCCGGCGCCGAGCCGGGCGACCCTTACGCCGTGGCCGCGCCGCAACGGCTCTATGCGCTCGAAGTGGGCGCCGCACCGGGGCGTTTGCGCATCGGCTTCAGCGTGGCTTCGCCGCTGGGCGGCGCGGTGCACCCCGAGTGTGTCGCCGCGGTGGAACGCACCGCACATCTGCTGGAGTCGCTCGGCCACCGGGTCGAGCCCGCCGCACCGGCGATTGACGGCCTGGCGCTGGCGCAAAGCTATCTCGGCATCTACTTCGGCCATGTCGCCGCCGAGGTGCGGCGCTGCATCCGCGCGCATGGCGCGCGGCCGGCGGATTTCGAGCTCGACACCCGCGCCATCGCCGCCATCGGCGCCAGCCTGCCGGCCGCCGAATACGTCGCCCTGCACGCGCGCTGGAACGGTTTCGCCCGCGCCCTGGCCGCGTTCCATGCCAGCTACGACATGCTGCTCACCCCCACCACGGCGCAGCCGCCCGCGCGCATCGGCGAACTCGACACTCCCGCCAGCCAGCAGGCCGCGCTGCGCCTGGTGCTGGCCCTGGGCCTGGGCGGGCTGCTGCGCAAGACCGGCATCGTCGACGATCTGGCGCGGCAAAGCCTGGCGCGCACCCCCTTCACGCAACTGGCCAACCTCACCGGCGCACCGGCCATGTCGCTGCCGCTGCAGGTCGATGCGCAGGGCATGCCGGTCGGTGTGCAGTTCATCGCCCCCTGGGGGCGCGAAGACCTGCTGTTGCGCCTCGCCGCCCAGCTCGAAGCCGCCCAGCCCTGGGCGCAGCGCCGGCCTGATCTGACGGCTGTCCACACCGCCCCAGCCTCCCCGCCCTGA